In one window of Gemmatimonadales bacterium DNA:
- a CDS encoding amidohydrolase family protein, giving the protein MLLALVTAMLVQTPPLPHRVLIRDVTIVSPERKAPLQHGYVVLENDRIAAVGHGTPPVAPWDSVVVGRGRVLIPGLIDGHTHLAVTAGMPLPVPPELRSLAAAYAEQLPRSYLYSGFTTVIDLIVFDRAFLNRFKAAPLHPDSYDCGPALALANGYPMAMSSQNLRWDLFPNFLWDPRQRDSIPSRFRPEDHTPKATVARVAADGGVCVKTFEEHGYGPVRNLPTPTLEMIRAVVRESHARDLPVLMHANTLAAWRFAVHARVDVIAHGMWNWDEFEHTGEELPAPIRALLDTVAARRIGFMPTLRVIDGLGDMYDPAFLDNPRLARVLPSSLIAWYQTPAGQSFAAEMRRNFGKASNEQVRGIFRHVADHGATATRYLVSHGGRLVFGTDTPSSPTYGNPPGLNGFLELERLAGAGVPLPRLLGGATIEAARAFHLDSLYGTVEAGKVANLVLLRANPLETVEAYDAIDQVVVRGKVLDRSVLAAR; this is encoded by the coding sequence ATGCTCCTCGCCCTCGTGACGGCGATGTTGGTCCAGACCCCGCCGCTGCCTCATCGAGTCCTGATCCGGGATGTCACCATCGTCTCGCCGGAGCGGAAGGCTCCGCTGCAGCACGGGTACGTCGTCCTGGAGAATGACCGGATCGCCGCGGTGGGCCACGGCACGCCGCCCGTGGCCCCCTGGGATTCGGTCGTCGTCGGCCGGGGCCGGGTGCTCATCCCTGGATTGATCGACGGGCACACCCATCTCGCGGTGACCGCCGGAATGCCGCTCCCGGTGCCGCCGGAGCTCCGGTCGCTCGCGGCCGCCTACGCCGAGCAGTTGCCGCGGAGCTATCTCTATTCGGGGTTCACCACGGTGATCGATCTGATCGTGTTCGATCGAGCCTTCCTCAATCGGTTCAAGGCAGCGCCCCTCCACCCGGACAGCTACGACTGTGGCCCCGCGCTCGCACTGGCGAACGGCTACCCGATGGCGATGTCCTCCCAGAATTTGCGCTGGGACCTCTTCCCCAACTTTCTCTGGGATCCCCGTCAGCGGGATTCGATCCCCAGCCGGTTCCGACCCGAAGATCATACACCGAAGGCGACCGTGGCTCGGGTGGCAGCCGATGGCGGGGTCTGCGTCAAGACCTTCGAGGAGCACGGGTACGGCCCCGTGAGAAACCTGCCGACGCCCACGCTCGAGATGATCCGAGCGGTGGTTCGGGAGAGCCATGCCCGTGACCTGCCCGTGCTTATGCACGCGAACACCCTCGCGGCCTGGCGGTTCGCCGTCCACGCGCGAGTGGACGTGATCGCACATGGGATGTGGAACTGGGACGAGTTCGAGCACACTGGTGAAGAGCTGCCGGCGCCGATCCGCGCGCTGCTCGACACCGTCGCCGCGCGCCGGATCGGCTTCATGCCGACACTTCGCGTGATCGACGGACTGGGCGACATGTACGATCCCGCGTTTCTGGACAATCCCCGCTTGGCCCGGGTGCTCCCGTCGTCGCTCATCGCCTGGTACCAAACGCCCGCCGGGCAGTCGTTCGCGGCCGAGATGCGCCGTAACTTCGGCAAGGCGAGCAACGAGCAGGTCCGCGGGATCTTCCGCCATGTGGCCGACCACGGGGCGACGGCCACTCGCTACCTGGTGTCGCACGGCGGCCGGCTGGTCTTCGGCACCGACACCCCCTCGAGTCCGACCTACGGGAATCCGCCGGGGCTGAACGGCTTCCTGGAGCTCGAGCGGCTCGCCGGGGCCGGCGTGCCGCTGCCTCGACTCCTGGGGGGCGCCACCATCGAGGCGGCAAGGGCCTTCCACCTCGACAGCCTGTATGGGACCGTCGAGGCCGGCAAGGTTGCCAACCTGGTGTTGCTCCGAGCCAATCCGTTGGAAACGGTCGAGGCCTACGACGCGATT
- a CDS encoding cupin domain-containing protein, with protein sequence MRILNIPVAGLVAGFLCAVSSRLTAQEAVVTPLMMKELADVPGKEALMLMVEYPPGSSDPVHRHNAHAFVYVVEGSIVMQVKGGKPVTLTPGQTFYEGPDDIHVVGRNASSTKPAKFLVLLVKKQGAPALVPAAP encoded by the coding sequence ATGCGAATCCTCAATATTCCCGTGGCAGGGTTGGTGGCCGGCTTCCTCTGCGCGGTCAGCAGTCGGCTGACCGCGCAAGAGGCCGTGGTCACGCCCTTGATGATGAAAGAGCTGGCGGACGTGCCGGGTAAGGAAGCGCTGATGCTCATGGTGGAGTATCCGCCGGGCTCGTCGGACCCGGTTCACCGGCACAATGCCCATGCGTTCGTCTACGTCGTGGAAGGCTCGATCGTGATGCAGGTGAAGGGAGGCAAGCCGGTGACGCTGACGCCGGGACAAACATTCTATGAGGGCCCGGACGATATCCATGTCGTCGGCCGGAACGCGAGCAGCACCAAGCCGGCCAAGTTCCTGGTGCTGCTGGTGAAGAAGCAGGGCGCGCCGGCGCTGGTGCCGGCTGCACCGTGA
- a CDS encoding TMEM175 family protein — MGKGRIEAFSDAVLAIIITIMVLEFKSPHDAALGALRPLLPVFLSYLLSFIYLGIYWNNHHYLLYVTHRVSAAILWANLHLLFWLSLVPFATRWMGENHFAAAPMALYGLILLLAGTAYLFLQHAILAQEGADSLLAAAIGRDWKGKVSVLMYGVAIPVAFLRPWIAGTFYVVAALMWLVPDRRIERAVSLARPAPLAGTQGRAGG, encoded by the coding sequence ATGGGTAAGGGGCGAATCGAGGCATTCAGCGATGCGGTGCTGGCGATCATCATCACCATCATGGTGCTGGAGTTCAAGAGCCCGCATGATGCCGCGCTCGGTGCCCTTCGCCCGTTGCTCCCCGTGTTCCTGAGCTACCTGCTGAGCTTCATCTACCTCGGCATCTACTGGAACAACCATCATTACCTGCTGTATGTCACGCACCGCGTCAGCGCGGCCATTCTGTGGGCCAACCTTCACCTGCTGTTCTGGCTCTCATTGGTGCCGTTCGCCACCCGGTGGATGGGGGAGAATCACTTCGCGGCCGCCCCCATGGCACTGTACGGATTGATCCTGCTGCTCGCCGGGACGGCATATCTGTTCCTGCAACACGCGATTCTCGCTCAGGAGGGCGCGGACTCGCTGCTGGCGGCGGCGATAGGCCGAGATTGGAAGGGCAAGGTCTCGGTGCTGATGTACGGGGTGGCGATCCCGGTGGCGTTTCTCCGGCCGTGGATCGCGGGGACATTCTATGTGGTGGCAGCCCTGATGTGGCTCGTGCCCGATCGGCGCATCGAGCGGGCAGTCTCCCTTGCGCGGCCGGCCCCGTTGGCTGGAACTCAAGGCCGGGCAGGCGGATGA
- a CDS encoding SDR family oxidoreductase — protein sequence MKVVIIGGSGLIGSKVVTCLRQQGHEAVPASPDTGVNTLTGEGLADVLTGAAVVVDVSNSPSFEDAAVLKFFKTSTANLLAAEAAARVGHHVALSVVGSDRIPESGYLRAKVAQETLIRNSPIPYSIIRATQFFEFAKRIADEATVGNTVRIPPVLFQPMAATDVANAVCRVAVGAPLNSVVEVGGPQQFRFDEFIRLGLSARDDHRDVVADPHARYFGAELSERMLVPDADARLGEIHFDEWLRQATVAAARA from the coding sequence ATGAAAGTCGTGATCATCGGCGGAAGCGGCCTCATCGGTTCGAAGGTCGTCACCTGCCTTCGCCAGCAGGGCCATGAGGCCGTGCCGGCATCTCCAGATACGGGTGTCAACACGCTCACGGGCGAGGGCCTGGCCGACGTCCTCACCGGTGCGGCCGTCGTCGTCGACGTGTCGAATTCACCCTCGTTCGAAGATGCGGCGGTGCTGAAGTTTTTCAAGACGTCGACCGCCAATCTCCTCGCGGCCGAAGCGGCGGCGCGTGTGGGTCATCACGTTGCGCTATCGGTCGTCGGCAGCGACCGAATACCCGAGAGCGGCTATCTGCGTGCCAAGGTTGCCCAGGAGACGCTGATCCGAAACTCACCGATCCCGTACTCGATTATCCGGGCGACGCAGTTCTTCGAGTTTGCCAAGCGCATCGCGGACGAGGCGACCGTCGGGAATACGGTGCGCATCCCACCCGTGCTGTTCCAACCCATGGCGGCCACGGATGTCGCCAATGCGGTGTGCAGGGTCGCCGTGGGAGCGCCGCTCAACAGCGTCGTCGAGGTGGGAGGGCCGCAACAGTTTCGCTTTGACGAATTCATCAGGCTGGGTCTCAGCGCGCGCGACGACCACCGTGACGTGGTCGCCGACCCGCACGCCCGCTACTTCGGTGCGGAGCTGAGCGAGCGCATGCTGGTGCCGGACGCCGACGCCAGACTCGGCGAGATCCACTTCGACGAATGGCTCCGCCAGGCCACCGTCGCGGCCGCACGGGCATGA
- a CDS encoding protein kinase, translating into MTAVDSPLAAALAGRYSLERELGQGGMATVYLARDVRHERLVALKVLRPELAASLGPERFLREIKLAAQLQHPHILPLHDSGEAAGFLYYVMPYVEGESLRARLARQGELPVHDAVKILIEVTDALAYAHGRGIVHRDIKPDNVLLSGRHALVTDFGVAKAVSEATGRQQLTTAGVALGTPAYMAPEQATADPGIDHRADLYALGVMGYELIAGRPPFTGRTSQEVLAAQVTQPPPPLSAQRPACPPVLESILMKCLEKRPADRWQSADELLAQLEPLVTPSGGTTPATTRPIEAVAPHARPAPWRRWLAPAALLLALAAVAAFFLSRPPADLRLGRRVQLTLDPGLEIDAALSPDGELVAYAAGPLGETRLYVRQVDGGTPVALTRSGGGFARVPRWSPDGRRILYLSERGLEVMPALGGPSKLVLAVERGAWTDGAWSPDGRSIAFALGDSVFVRPLEDGTARAVARLPEAHSCAWSPDARRLACVSGNLPFVTNDEFGNHAASSVWLVPADGGTPLRVTDDEALNMSPTWLRAGTLLYISDREGGRDLYRLPLNGAGRPTGDAARLTTGLNAARVSVAADGRRLAYAALTESGNVWSLPIPGTGVGSVRQAEPVTTGTQVIEGFDLSHDRRWLAFDSDRGGTPQVYRMAVAGSGEVEQLTSGAEPAFAPVISPDGREIAYHAFQGGTRQVFVMPAEGGRPSQVTTGSGQYQNPEWSPDGRTLAVVLGYRTPAQKLVLVTRDDRGRWGAPRQVLAQGMLGVWAPEGRSLLTATGVVGLPRALTVVPSAGGGDPRAVLAVRDPATDVAPAGFSGWAWSTDGRAIYFAGLDPRDRSVAVWRLPAEGGVPRLVMRFDDPNHRWSPVTGLRVRGDRFYFNLGDQQSDLWMAEIAGSP; encoded by the coding sequence GTGACCGCAGTCGATTCGCCACTCGCCGCGGCCCTGGCTGGACGCTACTCGCTCGAGCGCGAGCTCGGGCAAGGCGGAATGGCCACGGTGTATCTGGCGCGCGATGTCCGACACGAGCGGCTCGTCGCCCTCAAGGTGCTCCGCCCCGAGCTCGCCGCCTCACTCGGGCCGGAGCGGTTTCTCCGCGAGATCAAGCTCGCCGCCCAGCTCCAGCATCCTCATATCCTGCCGCTCCATGACTCGGGTGAGGCCGCGGGTTTCCTGTATTACGTCATGCCCTACGTCGAGGGCGAGTCCCTCCGCGCCCGGCTTGCCCGTCAGGGCGAACTGCCCGTCCATGACGCGGTGAAGATCCTGATCGAGGTGACCGATGCCCTGGCGTATGCCCATGGGCGCGGCATCGTGCACCGGGACATCAAACCCGACAACGTGCTGCTCTCGGGTCGCCACGCGCTGGTGACCGACTTCGGCGTGGCCAAAGCCGTGAGTGAGGCCACCGGCAGACAGCAGCTCACCACGGCCGGCGTCGCGCTCGGCACACCGGCCTACATGGCCCCCGAGCAGGCCACCGCCGATCCCGGCATCGACCACCGGGCCGACCTGTACGCGCTGGGGGTGATGGGCTACGAGCTGATTGCCGGGCGCCCTCCGTTCACCGGGCGCACAAGCCAGGAGGTGCTGGCGGCACAGGTGACGCAGCCGCCGCCGCCACTCAGCGCGCAGCGGCCCGCCTGCCCACCGGTCCTCGAGTCGATCCTCATGAAGTGCCTGGAGAAGCGGCCGGCCGATCGGTGGCAGTCGGCCGACGAGCTGCTCGCCCAGCTCGAGCCGCTCGTCACGCCCAGCGGCGGGACGACGCCGGCGACTACCCGGCCGATCGAGGCCGTGGCGCCGCATGCGCGGCCGGCACCATGGCGCCGGTGGCTCGCCCCGGCGGCGCTGCTCCTCGCGCTCGCGGCCGTAGCGGCCTTCTTTCTCAGCCGCCCGCCGGCCGACCTCCGACTCGGCCGGCGGGTGCAGCTCACGCTCGATCCCGGCCTCGAGATCGACGCGGCGCTCTCGCCCGACGGCGAGCTCGTCGCCTACGCGGCGGGACCGCTGGGGGAGACCCGGCTCTACGTGCGGCAGGTGGACGGCGGAACGCCGGTGGCGCTGACGCGGTCGGGCGGCGGGTTCGCCCGGGTGCCGCGCTGGTCGCCCGACGGGCGGCGCATCCTGTATCTCTCGGAGCGCGGCCTCGAGGTCATGCCCGCCCTCGGCGGCCCCTCGAAGCTCGTCCTGGCGGTCGAGCGCGGCGCGTGGACGGACGGCGCCTGGTCGCCGGACGGGCGCTCGATCGCGTTCGCCCTGGGCGACTCGGTGTTCGTGCGGCCGCTGGAGGATGGCACCGCCCGGGCGGTCGCCCGGCTTCCCGAGGCGCACTCCTGCGCCTGGTCCCCCGATGCGCGCCGGCTCGCCTGCGTCTCGGGCAATTTGCCGTTCGTGACCAACGACGAGTTCGGCAATCACGCTGCCAGCAGCGTGTGGCTCGTGCCCGCCGACGGCGGCACTCCTCTCCGAGTCACCGATGACGAGGCGCTCAACATGAGCCCCACGTGGCTGCGAGCCGGCACGCTACTCTACATCTCCGACCGTGAGGGCGGCCGTGATCTGTACCGACTCCCGCTCAACGGTGCCGGACGCCCGACCGGCGATGCTGCACGGCTCACCACCGGTCTCAACGCGGCCCGGGTGAGCGTCGCGGCCGATGGACGGCGGCTCGCGTACGCGGCCCTTACCGAGAGCGGCAACGTCTGGTCGCTTCCGATCCCGGGCACCGGCGTCGGAAGCGTGCGCCAGGCGGAGCCGGTCACCACGGGCACGCAGGTGATCGAGGGCTTTGACCTGTCGCACGACCGCCGGTGGCTCGCCTTTGATTCCGACCGCGGCGGCACGCCGCAAGTGTACCGGATGGCTGTCGCCGGGAGCGGCGAGGTCGAGCAGCTCACCTCCGGCGCCGAGCCCGCGTTCGCTCCGGTCATCTCCCCCGACGGTCGGGAGATCGCCTATCACGCTTTCCAGGGCGGCACGCGGCAGGTCTTCGTCATGCCCGCCGAGGGAGGTCGACCGAGCCAAGTGACGACCGGGAGCGGTCAATATCAGAACCCGGAGTGGTCGCCCGACGGCCGAACGCTGGCCGTCGTCCTGGGTTACCGGACCCCTGCGCAGAAGCTCGTGCTCGTCACCCGCGACGACCGAGGCCGCTGGGGCGCGCCCCGCCAGGTGCTGGCGCAGGGGATGCTCGGCGTCTGGGCGCCGGAAGGCCGCTCGCTGCTCACTGCCACGGGCGTGGTCGGGCTCCCTCGCGCGCTGACGGTCGTCCCCTCGGCTGGAGGAGGCGACCCCCGCGCTGTGCTCGCGGTGCGCGACCCGGCGACGGATGTGGCGCCGGCCGGTTTCAGCGGGTGGGCCTGGTCGACTGACGGACGGGCGATCTATTTCGCGGGCCTGGACCCGCGCGACCGGAGCGTCGCCGTCTGGCGCCTGCCCGCCGAGGGCGGGGTACCCCGGCTTGTGATGCGCTTCGACGATCCCAACCACCGGTGGTCCCCGGTCACCGGCCTCCGGGTGCGGGGCGACCGTTTCTATTTCAACCTCGGCGACCAGCAGAGCGACCTCTGGATGGCGGAGATCGCGGGCTCACCATGA